Proteins from one Rosa chinensis cultivar Old Blush chromosome 7, RchiOBHm-V2, whole genome shotgun sequence genomic window:
- the LOC112179406 gene encoding 39S ribosomal protein L47, mitochondrial, whose translation MMMVVRYFRRTLFAAAKSESSGAASMARTTAHNPLEEFFEADRKADEEKPVVYGRSWKAQELRLKSWDDLNKLWFVLLKEKNMLMTQRQMLHAQNLRFPNPERLPKVRKSMCRIKHVLTERAIEEPDSRRSAEMKRMINAL comes from the exons ATGATGATGGTGGTAAGGTATTTCAGGCGAACACTGTTTGCTGCAGCCAAATCAGAATCTTCTGGTGCTGCTTCTATGGCTAGGACGACGGCCCACAACCCGCTCGAGGAGTTCTTTGAAGCAGATAGGAAGGCGGATGAAGAAAAGCCAGTTGTATATG GTCGAAGTTGGAAGGCTCAGGAACTGCGCCTGAAGTCTTGGGATGATCTCAATAAGCTATGGTTTGTTCTGCTTAAAGAGAAAAACATGCTGATGACTCAACGTCAGATGCTTCATGCACAGAATCTTCGTTTTCCTAATCCTGAGCGCCTTCCCAAA GTGAGGAAGTCAATGTGTCGTATCAAGCATGTACTCACTGAGAGAGCAATTGAAGAACCTGATTCAAGGAGGTCTGCTGAGATGAAGAGGATGATAAATGCGTTGTGA